A portion of the Salvelinus fontinalis isolate EN_2023a chromosome 32, ASM2944872v1, whole genome shotgun sequence genome contains these proteins:
- the LOC129830881 gene encoding protein QNR-71-like produces MGALHYVCVLACTVFVSQANGLKSYRDMFPHKHSLSMKFPPIPGWNPDSNPWDDYIYPPFGPKELTRRKGKPVKVRLTSDSPAIKGSMVSFTAKLEYPPCQKEDTNGELVWDEHCPDANSQLKTGYVFNWTSWLDDYGFGKCTDLKRCNVFPDGKPFPQSNDWRHKGYVYVWHSMGQYSETCDGSSSTLTVNTSDIILGAELMEVMVYRKRERRKYSPLATDKAVFFVTDKIPVAVNISQKASANLSDSVFVRGEDVVFSVSVHDPSNYLKTADAVDYIWDFKDGNQLVTHSNIATHSYSAVGDVNVKLRVEAKFKIPCPPPTQTTAAHTPPPGTHSITHKMETTHGFVPVTTARPASNTPVPMTTGFPTTEPLPPTVADVTVALFNPIQLFAQFLLAGPTPMSLPTGPTPMSLPAGPTPMAQLRHAHLAANDCFRYFYGNFQTNITIIEPKHLINSQPANRIVDVSAAKVTNTDISFLVKCLGSTPTSACTIVSDPSCHQVRNIVCEDVPPSSECKVHLRRTFLEPGTYCVNITLEDTSSLALTTTTTITISNTDPDTPESKAPHAAEVVLSSSAILVAIFAFTAFIVYKRYKVYKRVRRSLVEDASGHVGVGGRMGRLREVIFPTNEERSRLLSDRHPL; encoded by the exons ATGGGAGCTTTACATTATGTGTGTGTTCTGGCTTGCACTGTTTTCGTTTCTCAAGCAAATGGACTCAAAT CTTACCGGGACATGTTCCCTCACAAGCATTCATTGTCGATGAAGTTCCCGCCGATCCCCGGTTGGAACCCAGACAGCAACCCGTGGGATGACTATATCTACCCGCCCTTTGGTCCCAAGGAACTAACGCGGAGAAAAG GTAAGCCCGTCAAAGTGCGCCTGACCAGCGACAGTCCAGCAATCAAAGGTTCTATGGTGTCATTCACTGCCAAGCTAGAGTACCCGCCATGTCAGAAGGAGGACACCAACGGGGAGCTGGTGTGGGATGAACACTGTCCAGATG CTAACAGTCAGCTTAAGACTGGCTATGTGTTTAACTGGACCTCCTGGCTAGATGACTACGgctttggaaagtgtactgaccTGAAGAGATGTAACGTCTTCCCAGACGGGAAACCCTTCCCTCAGAGCAACGACTGGAGACACAAGGGCTACGTCTACGTATGGCACTCCATGG gTCAGTACTCTGAGACGTGTGAtggctcctcctccaccctgacaGTGAACACCAGTGACATCATTCTGGGGGCGGAGCTGATGGAGGTCATGGTGTACAGGAAACGCGAACGCAGGAAGTACAGCCCCCTGGCCACCGACAAGGCCGTCTTCTTTGTCACAG ACAAGATCCCAGTGGCTGTGAATATTTCTCAGAAGGCATCAGCCAACCTGTCGGACAGTGTATTTGTGCGTGGCGAGGATGTTGTGTTCAGTGTGTCGGTTCACGACCCCAGTAACTACCTGAAGACCGCAGACGCCGTCGACTACATCTGGGACTTCAAGGATGGCAACCAGCTAGTCACCCATAGCAACATAGCCACTCACTCCTACAGTGCGGTTGGAGATGTCAACGTGAAGCTGAGGGTGGAGGCGAAGTTCAAGATCCCATGTCCTCCGCCCACGCAAACTACAG CGGCCCACACACCTCCCCCTGGAACTCACTCCATCACTCACAAAATGGAGACAACCCATGGTTTTG TGCCAGTCACCACTGCCAGACCCGCCTCCAACACACCTGTTCCTATGACTACAGGCTTCCCGACGACAGAGCCCCTCCCCCCGACGGTTGCTGACGTGACCGTGGCGCTGTTCAACCCGATACAACTTTTTGCCCAGTTCTTGCTAGCTGGCCCCACCCCCATGTCCCTGCCCACTGGCCCTACGCCAATGTCCCTGCCGGCTGGCCCCACCCCCATGGCCCAGCTCCGCCATGCACATCTGGCAGCCAATGATTGCTTCCGCTACTTCTACGGAAACTTCCAGACCAACATCACCATTATTG AACCCAAGCACTTAAtcaacagccagccagccaatcggATCGTGGACGTGTCTGCTGCCAAGGTCACCAACACTGACATAAGCTTCCTGGTCAAGTGCCTGGGCAG CACTCCCACCTCAGCCTGCACAATCGTCTCGGACCCCTCTTGCCACCAGGTGAGGAACATCGTGTGTGAAGACGTGCCCCCATCGTCGGAGTGCAAGGTGCACCTGCGGAGGACCTTTCTGGAGCCAGGGACCTACTGTGTCAACATCACCCTGGAGGACACCAGCAGTCTGgcactcaccaccaccaccaccatcaccataaGCAACACTGACCCTGACACACCCG AGTCTAAAGCTCCTCATGCTGCAGAGgttgtcctctcctccagtgctATTCTGGTAGCCATCTTTGCCTTCACCGCCTTCATAGTCTACAA gcgCTATAAAGTCTACAAGCGAGTGAGGAGGTCCCTGGTGGAGGACGCCAGTGGCCATGTTGGTGTTGGGGGTCGTATGGGCCGGCTGAGGGAGGTAATATTCCCCACCAACGAGGAGAGGAGTCGTCTGCTGTCGGACAGACACCCCCTGTAG